One Ranitomeya imitator isolate aRanImi1 chromosome 1, aRanImi1.pri, whole genome shotgun sequence DNA window includes the following coding sequences:
- the PSMB11 gene encoding proteasome subunit beta type-11, protein MALQSVCGWDATISTQHLSHKLNWTPSYNLAYSPNFLQTLQGSSSPHRDSGPPPPAHGTTTLAFLYAEGVAVATDSRSSAGKLVCSPDSRKAFLIHSHLLATTSGSSADCQFFGRALARECKLYKVRNGYMPSVKGAARMLSVLMMPFRGTDICAAVTLCGWDRNGPCICYVYNDGTRLCSDIISVGSGSPYAYSIIDGGYRPGMEEEEARHLARRAVCHAGRRDAYSGGFVDIYWVRKGGCERDPREDQVQLYAKMEQEEKDMMECKNKMKTEEQSHPSV, encoded by the coding sequence ATGGCACTACAGAGTGTTTGTGGATGGGATGCAACTATTTCAACACAGCATCTATCTCATAAGCTAAACTGGACTCCATCCTACAATTTAGCTTACTCTCCGAACTTTCTTCAGACACTCCAAGGGTCTTCTTCTCCTCATCGTGATTCTGGACCCCCACCACCAGCACATGGCACTACCACTTTGGCCTTTCTTTATGCAGAGGGTGTTGCTGTTGCAACGGATTCACGCTCCTCCGCTGGGAAACTTGTCTGCAGCCCAGATAGTCGCAAGGCTTTCTTAATTCACAGTCATCTACTGGCCACCACCTCAGGAAGTTCAGCTGATTGCCAGTTCTTTGGTCGAGCCTTGGCCAGAGAGTGCAAGTTGTATAAAGTGAGGAATGGGTATATGCCAAGTGTTAAAGGAGCAGCCAGAATGTTAAGCGTCTTGATGATGCCATTCCGTGGAACTGATATCTGTGCTGCAGTCACCCTTTGTGGCTGGGATCGGAATGGACCTTGCATTTGTTACGTATACAATGATGGAACCCGTCTTTGCTCTGATATCATATCTGTGGGATCAGGCTCTCCATATGCATATAGCATCATTGACGGTGGCTATAGGCCTGGAATGGAAGAAGAGGAAGCCCGTCATCTTGCCAGGCGTGCAGTGTGCCATGCAGGGAGAAGAGATGCCTACTCTGGAGGATTTGTGGATATATATTGGGTCAGGAAAGGGGGTTGTGAGAGGGATCCTAGGGAAGACCAAGTACAACTTTATGCAAAAATGGAACAAGAAGAAAAGGATATGATGGAATGCAAGAACAAAATGAAAACAGAAGAACAGTCCCATCCCTCAGTCTAA